A region from the Vicia villosa cultivar HV-30 ecotype Madison, WI linkage group LG3, Vvil1.0, whole genome shotgun sequence genome encodes:
- the LOC131662091 gene encoding glutamate decarboxylase 1-like, with amino-acid sequence MVLSKTASESDVSVHSTFASRYVRTSLPRFRMPEESIPKDAAYQIINDELMLDGNPRLNLASFVTTWMEPECDKLIMASINKNYVDMDEYPVTTELQNRCVNMIAHLFNAPLEETETAVGVGTVGSSEAIMLAGLAFKRKWQNKRKLEGKPIDKPNIVTGANVQVCWEKFARYFEVELKEVKLSEGYYVMDPKKAVELVDENTICVAAILGSTLNGEFEDVKLLNDLLVEKNKETGWDTPIHVDAASGGFIAPFIYPELEWDFRLPLVKSINVSGHKYGLVYAGIGWAIWRSKDDLPEELIFHINYLGADQPTFTLNFSKGSSQVIAQYYQMIRLGFEGYKGVMENCRDNMIVLREGLEKMGRFNIVSKDDGVPLVAFTLKDHTHFDEFQISDLLRRSGWIVPAYSMPPDAQHITVLRVVIREDFSRTLAERLVADIEKVLHELDALAARIRMISSSSNVTVLEEVVKSNGEVVKAKKSALETQREITAVWKKFVLERTKLNDKMNGVC; translated from the exons ATGGTTCTCTCAAAAACAGCCTCCGAGTCCGATGTCTCCGTCCACTCTACCTTTGCTTCTCGCTATGTCAGAACTTCACTTCCCAG ATTCAGGATGCCGGAGGAATCGATACCGAAGGATGCGGCATATCAGATCATAAACGATGAACTGATGCTGGATGGAAATCCAAGGTTGAATCTGGCATCGTTTGTGACAACATGGATGGAGCCAGAGTGTGATAAACTCATCATGGCTTCCATCAACAAGAACTACGTTGACATGGATGAATACCCCGTCACCACTGAATTACAG AATCGGTGTGTTAACATGATAGCTCATCTTTTCAATGCACCCCTTGAAGAAACTGAGACTGCAGTTGGTGTTGGAACTGTTGGTTCATCAGAAGCCATAATGTTAGCAGgattagcattcaaaagaaaatggCAGAACAAAAGAAAACTTGAGGGAAAGCCTATTGACAAACCCAACATTGTCACTGGAGCCAATGTCCAG GTTTGTTGGGAGAAATTTGCAAGGTACTTTGAGGTGGAGTTGAAAGAAGTGAAACTAAGTGAAGGATACTATGTAATGGACCCTAAAAAGGCTGTGGAGTTGGTTGATGAGAACACCATTTGTGTTGCTGCTATTCTTGGTTCAACGCTGAATGGCGAGTTTGAAGATGTTAAACTCTTAAACGATCTCCTTGTTGAAAAGAATAAGGAAACTGG ATGGGACACTCCTATTCATGTTGATGCAGCTAGTGGTGGATTCATTGCTCCATTTATTTATCCAGAGCTCGAGTGGGATTTTCGTTTACCGCTAGTGAAGAGCATCAACGTTAGTGGTCACAAATATGGTCTTGTTTATGCTGGAATTGGTTGGGCTATTTGGAGAAGCAAGGATGATTTGCCTGAGGAACTCATCTTTCACATCAACTATCTTGGGGCTGATCAACCTACATTTACCCTCAACTTCTCCAAAG GTTCTAGCCAAGTTATTGCTCAATACTATCAAATGATTCGCCTTGGTTTTGAG GGGTATAAAGGTGTGATGGAAAATTGTAGAGACAACATGATAGTACTAAGAGAAGGACTCGAGAAAATGGGGCGTTTCAACATTGTGTCGAAAGACGACGGTGTTCCTCTCGTGGCCTTCACATTGAAGGACCACACACACTTCGACGAATTCCAAATCTCCGACTTGTTGAGGCGCTCTGGCTGGATTGTTCCGGCATACAGCATGCCTCCGGACGCTCAACACATAACCGTTCTACGCGTTGTCATAAGGGAGGATTTCTCGAGGACTTTAGCAGAGCGCCTTGTGGCGGATATCGAGAAAGTGTTGCACGAGCTCGATGCACTTGCAGCAAGGATAAGGATGATAAGTAGCAGTAGCAATGTTACGGTTCTTGAAGAAGTTGTGAAGAGTAATGGTGAAGTTGTGAAAGCGAAAAAGAGTGCTTTGGAGACTCAAAGAGAGATAACTGCGGTTTGGAAGAAGTTTGTGCTGGAGAGGACGAAGTTGAATGATAAGATGAATGGTGTTTGCTAG